The sequence CGCTACGTCGACCCAGTCCATTTGTAGGCACCAGGCTCGTGGCCCAGATTCACAGGTACGCTACGTCGACCCAGTCCAAGCTCTCCTAAGACGAGACTGCTACACACAGGCCCACAAGCGCCCAAATGagaggctccgataccaaatgataCGAACAACCCTTTTCACCTCAACAATTAACAGTTTGTTCGCTTTGGGCCAAGACCTTCACAGATTTGTCCTCCTAAGCCCACCCCATAATGAGTCCAGGAAGCCGGTCCAACAACAGCTCCTGCAAACCCGTGGCCTTACAATTAGGAAAACTGTTGCTAATTGTTAAGGGAGTTAAACCCCTTTATATTTAAAACTTCACATCCACGTCTAATCGATGTGGGATGTGCGTAACAGATGTCGGAGGATGATTACTCGGTTAAATATCTGTTAAGGGTACCTAAAATAGTTTTCACATATTTCGGTGTATCTATTGGATATGCTCTCAACGAAACAAAAGATACTCAGACATTCATTGTGACATGTCTTTCAATCCTAAAAGTACCAAGAGACACAAAATGGGCCTGCCAGTTGTTATGGGCTGGGCCTACAGAGAATCATAATCTTGTTCGTAGTTAAAGGAAATCATGTCGTCTTGTCATCCTACTTCCTAACTCATCAAAACAAGTCGTCGAGactttatataattatatcttATTAATTAATCACAAAATTGACCATAACATCTTTGATCAAGAATCCTATGAACGCATGAATCATTAGGCTACGTTTGGAACGCCAAATTGGATAGGACAAGACAATCATTGATTTTATCGGATTGGACTAAAATGTACTGGATTGGATTATATTAAGATGGATTAaagttattttcatttttttatcgaAAACAACACTATACAAGTTTGCTTTTTAAACATTTGATATAGGGGTAAACTCGGATCCGTCAAACCCGAGCATAGAAAAATTTTCCATCAGATGACTGAGTAAATTAAAACCCAGGGCATGGATTAAACTTATCATTTTGTTTTCTACGTGTGGGAAAAATAGCGAATAAGATTAatggtataattttttttttaaaaaactcagATATAACTAACTATTTAATTACAAATATTTTGAAACGATGTTCTTACAATATTTAATAGAAACTAAGAAGCAAGAAAAATTTATGGGGTTATGTCAAAATGAGATTATAAATATCCCATGCACAAAAGGTAGCATTATTTTTGTGCTAAAATGGGATGAAGGGGTGATAGATATATAGGGATCAATTGTATCCCATTTTGAGAGGGAATTTGTTATCTTGTTGGGGcaacaaagcatcaaaatttatattttgctcTCTCCTTTGGTCTTCTATTTATATTATTTCCGTCAATTCAATTACAAGACACTCACTTTTTTGCTTCATTTCTCACTTCAGTATTGTTGACCCAATTTGTCTTATctagattaaaccaagtttagacATAAATTATACGTTTAAAATCTAGGTCCAAACACACAAactttgtccggtttaaaaccaAGTATGGGTTCCGGATCCAAACAAGGAAATCTTGTCCAGACCCTAActcggattagattattgtccgatttaaaccaatccttgatatggtcaattaagtacgtccaaaatccaatccgGATCAAGATCCAAACAAGTAAATATTTCATAGACACGTGCTGTTGTCCGATCCGGAACcgatttttttttgccacccctagatAGTTGTTCCATTTATCTTAATGGGCTGACTATTTTATAGGCCCATTATCCAGTCCAAGGTTGATATTGGGTTTCATTACATGTTATGGGAGGCCATTCGACCAAAGTAAACTTTAATCACAACCctatttttactaaagacaccccttgTTAaatgaacccctcaaaatgatacatttttataaatacacccaAAATACACTAAAtcttgaacaatttcaaagaacACCCCAATGCATAAAAACAGAGGACAAACAAGGGGTGGAGGGGAATGCTAACCTGAATCAAAAGAACCACAAAGCTTTTTTCGTGTCCAGTACAAAACGAGTCAAAGCAACATCCAAGCTGCCAAGGAAGATTTGAGGGTCTAAGGGCATTTGTGCCCAATCACCATTTTTTTGCTATCAAACACCATTGTTTTGCAGCTGTGATCTACCCAAGCCTTTGCCACCTAAGTTGGGATAAGAATGTGAAAGCTAAATTCAGAAGATGAAAATACACAATAATTCACAAACCTCTGGAAATTGACCATTTGAAATGATGAGTAAGTTTGGTAGATCCCCTTTATCAACTGCTTCTTTATTTATGGCCGACAATAATCTTGTAGAAGTAAGTTCATTGATActttcttcaatttggtgtaccCATCTTGCAATTAGTTGTACCATGACCTCGACCCATCCCATCCGAACCTTCCACCTCGATCGCTGCCGAAGCGAAGGCACTCAACATTGGGAAACTCCGGTGGAACAACAAGCCATTGACAACCAAGTCTGCCGGAGTTCTCGTCAGAGTCGTCCGTTTCTTACTTGTCGATTTCATCTGCAACAAGAACAAAAATCAGGATTTCGCTTTCGTGGTTGAGGCAAACATCTCTCTACTCTGTTTTCAAAGAATATGGGTTTGGGGTGTTATGAGCCGGCATCTAAAAAAACACACGGTCAACGCGAACTCAACTCAAGTTATggtatttttaataaaaatagggatgtgactaaagtttacttTGATCAATTAAGGCCCGGGGTGACCAATTTGATGGTCAGTCATCAATAAAAGAATGTGCGTGCACGTGTAGGTGAACCACTGTCCATTATGGTTCAACCTCACATAACTACCTCTcttccatatatatatctaaaccCCAAGCAAACACAGATACCAAATTCAAACATGGCAACACTCCTAACAGCACAACAACAAGAGGAGAGATCGGGAGCAGAGGTCGTGCACGGCGCGGAAGAGTGTTTCCGCCACTCAATTGAACTCCTCGAAGAGCTAGGGTTTCCAATGGGAGTACTTCCGTTGAAGGATCTAGAAGAGTGTGGAAGAGTTAGAGAGACTGGATTTGTATGGATGAGGCAGAAGGCACCTTACGAGCACTACTTCGTTGGGACCGGGACGCGTGTGAGTTACGCGACGGAGGCTATGGCTTATGTGGAGAAAGGGAAGATGAAGAGGATGAGTGGGATCAAGAGCAAGCAAATCTTCATCTGGGTCCCAATAACTGAGAGGAGCTTAGAATCTGGTGGGGAGAAAATTTACTTCAAGACTCCGATGGGGATCGGAAAAACTTTCCCGGCGACCGCTTTTATGACGGACGAGGAGAAGGAGAAGCTTGTGGAGACTGAAAAAGTTGAGGAACAATAAATTCCGGGAACGAGAATTTGTAACgtctttcaactttcaaataaTCGAATAATAAATGTTTTTATTTccgtttgttaaatttttagagaggaacaaataaaaaagaaacaaaatataaaaatgttagggatttcattaaaaaatatcACAGTAGTGAATTTTGTCCATTGATGGATGTAAGTGCAGGAGTCCATAAAACCTTATAATTGAactagagagtgacacatccactgttgtgaaattttttactgggatccctattacttctgaacaaaataaaaagacGAAAATAATTGTTTATTTTGAATAAATGTAATTCGTCACAACTCTGTCTTGGATAActgaatttgtttgatttagaTTAAACCAAATTTAGATATAAATTGCATATTTGAAATTCGGGTCCAAATACAAATATTTCTCCAATATAAAATTGGACGTAAATATTATTTTGTCTGAATTTTCTTAATctggattaggttattgttcaattaacttgtctgaatttaaatcaatcttgatttaatcaattaagtacgttggAAATTCAATTTAAATTAGGGTttcaacatgtaaatatttcgtaaacatgaTTTTGTCCTTAAATCAATCCGCAACCGATTTTTTTCCTACCCCTATTGAAAGCGTTAATACAACTTTTACACACCAaaagatagtcagtgtttcaatttgtacaccgttatttaaaatgtttcaatttgatcacccaatgataaaattgtttcaacttagTCTTTTCAGtagattttctcactttggaACAATCAAACTGCGCATGTGACACGTTGATAGCCCAATATTGATTGTCACATATATAGTTTGATTGTCCCAAAATGAAAAGATCTACccttaaaataattttattagtaaaaaattaaattaaaacattttaaacaattgTGTACAAATTCAACCATCGACTATCTTTCCATGTTCAGGTATTATCCCTATTAAAATGCATCAGCAACAGAACTCTCCCTATCGTAATAATCCATTCGATAGTATGGCCAAGGCCTGCTTGGGCTCTCCGccaattttctcttcttccttcaaaCATTTCCGCCCCTCTCCGGCCAAAATCCCCGCCGTATACGCCTTCCacgtcaccaccaccaccacttctACAACAATGCCGACCCCCACCCTTCACTTGAAGTGATAGGAGGTGCACGCGACCTATTCCTACCGCCGCTAATGAAGATCTTAAGCAATCCGTACACTCCATTCCCTCTCATTGCCTGTAAACGTCACGTGGAGACCATATTCGCCGCCTTCTTTCGTTCCATTCCTCAAATCAGGTTGCGGCGGGAGTGTCTTGGGACCGCTGAAGACGGTGCCGTCACGATCGATTGGGTCCCCGGAAACTCCGGTCGTCATTTTACTGGTTGGTGCCGTAATTAGTTCTCAAATAATTGGTTAAACGAACGATTGCGTTCTACTTATGCTCATTTTTGTGCTTGAATTGGATAATTACAGCCAGGTTTAACTTTGAGGGAGTGATGATTCATATGGGAGGCATGTGTTGGTGGGAGCAAGAAGCAAAGGATGGCGTGTGGTTGTCTTTGTTTTCAATAGCAGAGGTTGTGGTGACATCCCCGTTATTATTCCACTGGCATGTCTTTAGATTGCAATTAAAATTTGGAATTCTGTTTGGGATACTTTGACCTGGAAATGCATTAATTGGAGTtcattttgattgtttgtttACCAATGTTCTTTATAGctcaacaaattctgaaaaataTTGTGTGCTACTTCTAGCTTAAACATGAAATGCATTGGATCAGATTTTGATTTGAGCTTCTGTTTCATTATTTCCATTGTTGTTTGTCTAGTACAGTGACAGTTATGGGGAGCACAATTTATTGTATAAGTAAAATTAAAATGTTGATACGACATTTGTTGTTGTGTGATTGGTATTGATAAAAAGTTAAATTGGGGATCCAATCAGTTGAGAACTTAAGATGAATTTTTTATtctgaaaattgaaattgtggTAAATCATTTGGTGAACTCTAGTCTTGAAggtttaacttttaattttacTTATACAGCTCAGTCTATAGTAAGCTTCAAAGTAatttgtttaaactttaa is a genomic window of Tripterygium wilfordii isolate XIE 37 chromosome 16, ASM1340144v1, whole genome shotgun sequence containing:
- the LOC119981212 gene encoding uncharacterized protein LOC119981212 — encoded protein: MVQPHITTSLPYIYLNPKQTQIPNSNMATLLTAQQQEERSGAEVVHGAEECFRHSIELLEELGFPMGVLPLKDLEECGRVRETGFVWMRQKAPYEHYFVGTGTRVSYATEAMAYVEKGKMKRMSGIKSKQIFIWVPITERSLESGGEKIYFKTPMGIGKTFPATAFMTDEEKEKLVETEKVEEQ